The window TTGATTATAAGAACATCACAAGCCAAGACATTACCGCAAACTATGTGGATCTTACTACACGACTAGAAACCAAAAAAGAGGTCAAAGAAAAGTATGATAAAATCTTGCGCAGCAAGGCAAAAACGGTTGAAGAAGTACTTAAAACCGAGGAGAAATTAAGAGTCTTGCAAGAGGAAATAGAAGCGGCAGAAGGTCGTTTGAAAATGATGCAAAATCAAGTGTCTTTAAGTACGATTGAGATTGAGTTTTATGAAACAGTTGCTTATAAAAAAGAGCCAGAAAGTTATGTCATCACTTTCAAAGATCAAGCGATCAATAGTGTAGGTTATGGCTGGGGTTTTATAAAAGGAGCTGCGTTGTTGTTATTGACTTTATGGCCTTTGTTTTTTATAATTCCTTCAGTTTACTTTGGAATCAAATGGTTAAGGAGAAAATAGATTACGATAGAGTAGAGGCAACCTCAAACTTTGATTTAAAGTTTGAGGTTGTTTATGGTTTTAGAGCTTACGAATCAATAAGAATGTCACAAAATAGATTCTGTTCAAGTTACTCCGCTTTTCTTTATGACTCATAAGCTCTTAAAACAAGCTTTTGCCATAGTAAAATCAGGACTCATTTACGATGATTCTTACAGAAGTACTCTAGTGATAAAATAAAGCAGATTTTACTTGTTTTTTACCACAGTACTTTGTTAGTGGCTTTTTTCTTTTACTATTTTAATGATGGTTTTATTGAATTTATCAGGCTCTTCTTCAGGTGGTTCGTGCCCTGATTGTTCAAACCATATATATTCTTTTTGCGGAGCCTTTAAACTTTTTAGATATCGCTCTGCAACAACACCAGGCAAATTCCAATCATGACGACCAGCCATGAAAAAAACTGGAATTTCTAAAGACTTAATACCTGTTAGATCTGTGTCGAATACTTTCGATGTTAATCTAGAGCTCGTATAATTATAAGCTTCATACCAGTCATAATCCTTGTAATCATCATAAACGTGTTGCTCGGCTTTCTCGATTTCTTTAGCAACTTCTGGATTGAATATCGTTCCGTTGTATTTCACTAACAATTGATATTTGCTCATAAAACAATCCAATTTTGTTTTACAAACAGATGTGTCTCTTTGTTCTATCAAGCTTAGTTGATTTAACACGGCAGTATCTTGTTTTTTTTGTGCTTGGTCTTTTAGCCATTGCATAGATACATCCCAATTTTCTTTTGTATCAATAATTTGAGAGACACCTAAATAGGCATAATAGTCTTCAGGGTACTTTTCGGCTAGTTTTAGACCAATAACGCTTCCATAAGAAAATCCGAGTAGAACAATTTTCTCTTTATTGAATCTCTTTTTGAGGTATAATGTCAATTCATGGGCATCACTAACCAAACTTTCAATGCTTAGATTCTTTGGGGTTGGGTTTTTTTGATAAGAAAGTCCACAACCTGCTTGATCCCAAGAAACTAAAATCATTTCTTTGGTTAAATCAGCATTAAAATATCGGAGATGCGGTGTCTGTGGCCAACCTGGTCCACCATGTAAAAAAAGCAATACAGGTAATTGATCTGAAGCACCTGTCATTTCTACATATTGCTTTTCACCTCCTAATTCGACAAAAGTTTTTTCTTGAACAGGTTTTGTGCTTTCAGATTGCTCTTCTTGTCCATCTTTTTTGTTTTGACAACCCATCATAAGAAAAACAGATACTAATACTATAATATTTTTCATTGCTTTACTATTTTATTCAATCTCAAGAATACTTTCGTTAATATCAAATTGCCGCTAACGGGCAAAGGTATAATGCGTGTGAGGCGTTTTAGCTGAGTAGCGTTATCCTTAGTTGTTTTAGTTATAGTTGTAAAGTTAACTAAATTTTGAATTGATTCGCCTCGCAATGAGCATTTAAAACGCCTGATGCGCTTTATGCTATGGCTCATGCCAGTTAGTTGTGGCAGCGATAATTGACTAAGTATGCACCGGAATTTAGATAAGGCGTTTTACACCTTTGCCCGTTTCTGTCTCCGACGAGTATAACGAGAGGAAGACATGAAGTAGTTTGGGAGTCTTAAAATTGTTAATTTGTTGAGCCTACAGATAGGTTAATCGTTTTCACAACAATTGCGTAATCTTATTTTAGTATCCTAAACAACCAATTAAAATTTTATAGCTTAGAACTACGGCTTCAAGTAATTGGCCTGAATGGTCTAGTGAATGAAACTTAGCGAATTTTACGCACTACTTTTTCAGTTTAAAACATATTGTAATTTATTGATATTCATTTATATAAACTAAAAAAAAAGCTACTTTTCAGATCTGTTGTTAATCTTTCGTTATTTTTTATTTAGAGCTTCAATCCTTTCTTTATAGTAATCTTTACCACTTAATTCAAAGGCCTTGTTTAAGTATTTTAAGGTATTCTCTTTATCGTTTTGAGATTCATAATATTCAGCCATTGATTCATAGGCAGTAGCATTTTTAGGATTGTATTTGATATTCATTTCAAAAAACATGAACGCCTTTTTAGGTTGTCCCATTTGCATATTCATGTAACCATAGCCACTTAACATTTCGTCAATCATTGGTGCAGTAGGAACACCAAAATGTTCTGTATAAATTTGTTCCTGTACCTTCAATAGCGAAACCAATTCTTCTATAGAGGTTTCTGGGTTATTATATTTTTGAGGAGATTTAAACTGATACCATTGAAAAAGAAAAATTAGCCCATCTCTTATTGATGGTAAAGGAACTGTACCATGTAAATCTTCATTATAGACTTTCCATGAAAAATTTAATCCATTCTGTTTTTGAGATGTAGTATAATTTGAAAACTCAATGATTGAACGCGCAAACAATGTAAATTCTGAAGAGTCATCCATAATATTCTCCATGTTTATTTCTTCATTCCACATATGTAGCTGCTCTGCAGCTAAAGACACAAAGAGGGACTTTCCTTCATAACTTTCTGTACTCAGTTTTTGTTTTGCCTGTTTCAATAATTTTTGGTCATCCCAATCCAGACTTGGATCTATGGCTATATAGTTTTGAAAGAGATGTTTATGATTAACCAACATATTTATAGTAAACAATCCGGCATAAGAATGTCCAATTAATGTACGATAGTTCATGGTTGGATACTTATTGTCAATATATGGGATGAGTTCCTCTTCCATAAATTTGGTAAAGGTTTCTGCACCTCCAGTTTCATAATCAAATGCACTACCGCGTCTCATTTTTATCTGCGATGTAGTTAAATCTCTTGTTCGCTTCTTGCGATTAGAAACCCCAACAAGTATCATATGCGGTAAGTAATGTCCCCAATAATTACCATAAACAGCTTCCAAAGTGCTTTCTAGTGAAAATCCATCCATTAGATAAATCACGGCATATTTTTCATCACTATCTGGCTGAAAATTATCTGGTAATCTAACCCAAAAGTCACGACTTTCATTTAAAGTTTTAGAAAATATGGAATCCACTATTCGATTTTGAAATTGCTCCGTTTGGTACTCAGTTGTTTGTGCAATTGCATTTTGATTTACCATTAAAATCGATCCGATAAGTACTAATAAGTAGATGGAATGTTTCATTATTTTTTTTCTTGAATTTAAATTTACTAATTAATTTATTCTTGGAAATTTATCATATTTAAAAATTTGGCGGTCTCCAAAAATAGTGTCTAAATTTAATGAAGAAAAAGGTTGTTTTTTACCTCAGTTCTTTGTTGTGTGTAGTTTTTATATTCGAACACATTTGAACGATTTCCATTGATTTTTCAGATATTTGCTAGGTAAGTTATCACCATTTCTATCCATTATTCTATTAAGTGAATCACAAACAGCCCTTTCAGCTCTTATATCACAAGCATTCTTTTCTTGACGGTTAATAGCGTCTTTTAAACATTCAGTATATTTTTTAATGGCCTCGTTTATGTCTTTTCGAATAGTGTCTAGAATCCTCATATCAATCTGCATAAGAGAATCAATAAAATCCTTTGCCTCATTTAGGTCAAAATTTGATGGTTTATCGATTTCCTTTTTATCAAAAAATGAGCGAATATTTTCAACGGTTGATGAGAGTCTCTCAGAAATCAAAAAATCAGCGACTTTTATTCCAGTTTCTATATATTTCAAAACTACTGCTCCACTAGCTGCAGCTGCTAATGCTCCTAAGGCCATAAATTTATCGTTTTAGTTATAATAATATTACTTTAAGTTTCTTCAAATTACACACAACGTCTCGTATATGAAACGTAGAGTGGAAAAAGACGCTATAGTTTCGGATTATACACAAGCCGAATTTTTTAATTTTTCTTATTATCTTTTTTTCTTAATAAGCCAAATTAAAAAATTTGACGGACTAGCCAATATGGCTTAACTTAGATTAAGCAACTGAATAGCAATGAGCTATATACGACTTAAGTTTGAATCTTATTAAATTTAGATATAAATAAGAAAGAACAAAAGAGAGGAATAAGGTTATTATATACGCAGAGACCTAGATCTCGTCAACATTGAAAATCACCTCTCTCTTTCTACACAGATTTCGTACAGTTCTATGAGGCTTTTTAGACCTCGATTTTAAGTCGTTGAAACTCGCGTAGGTAGTCCTTTCAAAAATCATTTAGTTATGAATAAAGATATTAAATTTTATGGAATTGATATCAGCCATTTAGTCTTTGATGTTACGGACCATTGTGGAGATCATTATCAGTTTAAAAACTCTCCTGCAGGATTCAAAAAGTTTGCAAAACTCTTAGATCAAGATAGTCATTGTGTAATGGAAGCAACAGGATATTATCACTATCAATTAGCTTATTATTTACTAGAAGAAGGTATCAAAGTATCGGTAGAGAATCCATTATCAGTAAAACGATTTATACACTTGTCTCCGACGAGTTACGCTTTCGCGAAAGCGTGACGAGAGGAAGACATTTGTCCAAAATAAAGACCGATAAGAGTGATTCAAAACTAATCTGTGAATATGCAAAGCAGGTTGAATTAAAGCTCTGGAGAGGTAATTCTAAGCATCAATTAGAGTGTCTTCAAATGACTAGACTGCTTGCTGTGTATACAAAACAAAGCACAGCGCTTAAAAATAAACTACATGGAGAATCGGTACTAGGAAATCCAAGTAAAGCAGTTGTAAGCTCTCTTAAACGTAGTTTACGACAAATTAAAAAAGAGATGGAAATGCTAGAGGAAAACTCCAGATCTTAGTTAAAGAAGTTCATAGCGATGTGCTATCACGATTAAAAACGATACCAGGAATAGGAAAGAAAACAGCGCTGATGCTAGTGGTTCTAACCGATGGATTTGATCGATTTACCAGTGCTGCAGAATTATGTAGTTATGCCGGATTAACACCAGTGATAAGAAAGAGTGGAAGTAGTGTAAAAGGAAGAAGTAGGATCAGTAAAATAGGAAATCAAAAATTAAGAAACCTATTATTTATGTGCAGCTTTAATGCATGTAAATACAACAAGGCATGTAGAGAAATTTATGAGCGAATAGTTGCCACTTGTCTCCGACGAGTGAGGCACGATCGAGAGGAAGACATGAGTAAAAAACTAGCCCTAATTGCTGTCTGTAATAAGCTCTTAAAACAAGCCTTTGCCATAGCCAAATCAGGACTCATTTACGATGATTCTTACAGAAGTACTCTAGTTATAAAATAAAGCGGATTTTACTTGTTTTTTACCACAGTACTTTGTTGTGAGCTGGCTTTTTACAGGTATTCAATTAAGCTAATTTTTTGCACCTTATGTTTTTTAAATTTTATTGGATTCAGTTGTAAAATTATATCATCACTTTTATATTCAATCTCAACTTGTTTTGGTAATAAATATTTAGTTTTATTTCTTTTGAGGTCGTTGAAATATTGAATATCTTTTTTGAACCGATTTGTAACGTATTCTTTTAAGTGTGATAATTTTATACTATCCAAATAACCAATAGCTCTTTCAATCGAATCAATTTCAATTTGAAATGTTTTTTTTGCTCCAAGCGTATCTTTAGGTTGTAATAAGTGGCCAAACAAATGCAGTAAAATGTAAAATCTATCATCAATTTTTAAATTACAATCGATTTTAATACTTAAACCATCAGATTGTCCATTAATTGGATGCTTTAAATTGTTAGAAGCATCAACTATAATTCCAATTTTTTTCAATTCATTTAGTAAAATGCTATAATCATTTTTTTTTATCATTATGGCTTGAGCATTTGAGAACCAATATTAGCAGTCACTTGTACAACAAAATCTTTTAATTCTTTATAAAATACAGATTCTGTTAACCTTTTTTGATTAATTATTTTGTGATAGTCTTTAAAATCTTTAAAGTTATATTCAAATTGATTTATTATACTATCATAAAAATCTTTTGGTAAGGAATCAAAAGCTTCCCTAAATGAATTGGGGTATATTATTTCTAAATATTGATTTTTATGAGATGTAATGATATTTAAAACTAAATCTTCATCTTCAAAAAGGATTTTTTCTGCAAGCCAGAAGTCGAAGTGTTCATTATCGTCTTTATAATTGAAATCTGAAAATGGGATATTTGCAATATTATTATTTTTCAAGGCCTTTTCAGTTGCTATGTCTGGTACTCGAGCGGTTAAAAGAGTATTGACCATAAAGTACGGACTTTTCGATTTCGGTTGATTTTTTTTATAGTAAGTAATCATTTTATTTAATCGTGAATGGTTGATATGGTAAATAAAATATTTACTTTGACTATTCCACTCTGATACATTAAAATAACATCTGTTTGCGTCTATGTTTAATCCCTCTAAATTTAAATCTAAAAGAGCATATATCTTTTTTGACATTAAACCTTGAGAATCGATACAATTTAAAATGTATGACTTTTCTAGAACTCTATAAATTGAACTTAAATTCCTGCCAAAAGTTTCTGCAATTGAGCTGGCAAAATCACAAGAAATTGGATAATTAAAATGAATATACCTTATTCCTCCAAACTCATTAATTTCGATAGTTTTAGCTGCTTCTTCTTTGGAACTTTCACAAATAAACTCAACTAATAACTTCCTTGAATCATTTGCAAGATTTATAAAAACTTTAATTGGTTTATTTTCAATCCAAATCCTTCCATTTCTCAAGTCAAAATTATTAGCTTTGAGTTGTTTATATAATAGCATTCTTAAATATTCGAAAATCGATTTTTCAATATCAGCTTCTTTATTCGCTAAATCGCTAAAAGATAAATTTATTAGATGTAATTTGAAGTTTTCCAAAATGTTTTTTTAAGCTTGCTCACAACGGTAAGGCTATGATTCGTTTCACGCATCAA is drawn from Nonlabens dokdonensis DSW-6 and contains these coding sequences:
- a CDS encoding alpha-amylase, giving the protein MALGALAAAASGAVVLKYIETGIKVADFLISERLSSTVENIRSFFDKKEIDKPSNFDLNEAKDFIDSLMQIDMRILDTIRKDINEAIKKYTECLKDAINRQEKNACDIRAERAVCDSLNRIMDRNGDNLPSKYLKNQWKSFKCVRI
- a CDS encoding alpha/beta hydrolase-fold protein gives rise to the protein MKHSIYLLVLIGSILMVNQNAIAQTTEYQTEQFQNRIVDSIFSKTLNESRDFWVRLPDNFQPDSDEKYAVIYLMDGFSLESTLEAVYGNYWGHYLPHMILVGVSNRKKRTRDLTTSQIKMRRGSAFDYETGGAETFTKFMEEELIPYIDNKYPTMNYRTLIGHSYAGLFTINMLVNHKHLFQNYIAIDPSLDWDDQKLLKQAKQKLSTESYEGKSLFVSLAAEQLHMWNEEINMENIMDDSSEFTLFARSIIEFSNYTTSQKQNGLNFSWKVYNEDLHGTVPLPSIRDGLIFLFQWYQFKSPQKYNNPETSIEELVSLLKVQEQIYTEHFGVPTAPMIDEMLSGYGYMNMQMGQPKKAFMFFEMNIKYNPKNATAYESMAEYYESQNDKENTLKYLNKAFELSGKDYYKERIEALNKK
- a CDS encoding alpha/beta fold hydrolase yields the protein MKNIIVLVSVFLMMGCQNKKDGQEEQSESTKPVQEKTFVELGGEKQYVEMTGASDQLPVLLFLHGGPGWPQTPHLRYFNADLTKEMILVSWDQAGCGLSYQKNPTPKNLSIESLVSDAHELTLYLKKRFNKEKIVLLGFSYGSVIGLKLAEKYPEDYYAYLGVSQIIDTKENWDVSMQWLKDQAQKKQDTAVLNQLSLIEQRDTSVCKTKLDCFMSKYQLLVKYNGTIFNPEVAKEIEKAEQHVYDDYKDYDWYEAYNYTSSRLTSKVFDTDLTGIKSLEIPVFFMAGRHDWNLPGVVAERYLKSLKAPQKEYIWFEQSGHEPPEEEPDKFNKTIIKIVKEKSH
- a CDS encoding DUF4349 domain-containing protein — translated: MKNTISIIATIALLLLSSCHQEGAYQESLEMQNESTPTTVEVRSTNDQSKTSAQKPSYNHLKIIKTADAKFKVKNLDSCTSKAQELIHKWNGYVADMRYTQNDYQLENRMVFKVPAANFDQLLNDFTQLADFVDYKNITSQDITANYVDLTTRLETKKEVKEKYDKILRSKAKTVEEVLKTEEKLRVLQEEIEAAEGRLKMMQNQVSLSTIEIEFYETVAYKKEPESYVITFKDQAINSVGYGWGFIKGAALLLLTLWPLFFIIPSVYFGIKWLRRK